From Pseudomonas putida, one genomic window encodes:
- a CDS encoding hybrid sensor histidine kinase/response regulator: MLAQRKGRETGSGLMDIKFTNRLSYKQARLTVLVGFILGTLLSLIQIGIDYASEDASINREVEALLQISHNPASRIAYNIDSELALELTRGLLQSPAVFRARLIDNNETVLADVERIRLQDSYRPVSDFLFGEQRQFQERLFLTHMPEEYLGTLYLDVDTFAFGSRFLDRAGVTLLNGFARSLVLTGILLALFYMMLTKPLVKVIGALSGRDPRHPGQTRLDCPPGHELDEIGVLVKVANQQLVSMATEIQQRRTAENRLTQYLNELEDIVSARTEELKASNSRLSQSNQELEHARQRALDMAQARAAFLANMSHEIRTPLNGMLGMIALALDSPLESEQRQQLSIAHDSGKVLVELLNDILDLSKFDAGQLELERIPFDLGAMVEDTANLLSQNVAQNVELTCLIASDFPSSVLGDPTRVRQVVSNLLSNALKFTRFGRVDVCLSTLVGGIRLEVRDTGIGIPEDAQARIFQPFTQAGAGITRQYGGTGLGLALTRNLCKAMHGHLHIRSEPGVGSCFSAELPLPTHTEAIAPAPLQGHVVALSDAGSGLAELLQDVLPRWGLSYARHDSAQALAGGAIDLLITDDLDHLFQLRPALKAPILLVTAYGNFLSPEQSAQLAPLHQLARPLARNALYQTLRRTLQGQAPEHPLAIPTLTATDGRARILLVEDNPVNQLVAKGMLAKLGCRIQVATQGVEALEWLEQEDFDLVLMDCNMPVMDGYEASRRIRQSGRWPELPIVALTANAMPEERERCRAAGMNDYLAKPFRREELLTLIDHWVPLSG; the protein is encoded by the coding sequence ATGCTTGCGCAGCGCAAGGGACGTGAAACCGGCTCGGGACTCATGGATATCAAGTTCACCAATCGCCTGTCATACAAGCAAGCCCGGTTGACAGTCCTGGTGGGCTTCATCCTGGGAACATTGCTCAGTCTCATCCAGATCGGCATCGATTATGCCAGCGAAGACGCATCCATCAACCGTGAAGTGGAAGCGTTGCTGCAAATCAGCCACAACCCGGCCTCGCGCATCGCCTACAACATCGACTCGGAACTGGCGCTCGAGCTGACCCGGGGTCTGCTGCAGTCACCGGCCGTGTTCCGCGCGCGCCTGATCGACAACAACGAAACCGTATTGGCTGATGTCGAACGCATCCGGCTGCAGGACAGCTACCGGCCGGTGAGCGATTTTCTGTTCGGTGAACAGCGCCAGTTCCAAGAGCGCCTGTTCCTCACCCATATGCCCGAAGAGTATCTCGGCACGTTGTACCTGGACGTCGACACCTTCGCCTTCGGCAGCCGTTTCTTGGACCGCGCCGGCGTCACCCTGCTCAATGGCTTCGCCCGCAGCCTGGTCCTCACCGGCATTCTCCTGGCCCTGTTCTACATGATGCTGACCAAACCGCTGGTCAAGGTGATCGGTGCACTCAGCGGCCGCGACCCCCGCCACCCCGGGCAAACCCGCCTCGATTGCCCTCCCGGGCATGAACTCGATGAGATCGGCGTGCTGGTGAAGGTCGCCAACCAGCAACTGGTCAGCATGGCCACCGAGATCCAGCAACGGCGCACTGCCGAAAACCGACTGACCCAGTACCTCAATGAGCTGGAAGACATCGTTTCGGCCCGCACCGAAGAGCTCAAGGCCAGCAACAGCCGCCTGAGCCAGTCCAACCAGGAGCTGGAGCATGCCCGCCAGCGCGCGCTGGACATGGCCCAGGCCCGTGCAGCGTTCCTGGCCAACATGAGCCACGAAATCCGCACCCCGCTCAATGGCATGCTCGGCATGATCGCCCTGGCCCTGGACAGCCCGCTGGAAAGTGAGCAGCGCCAGCAGCTGTCGATCGCCCACGACTCGGGCAAGGTGCTGGTGGAACTGCTCAACGATATCCTCGACCTGTCCAAGTTCGATGCAGGGCAGCTGGAACTCGAACGCATCCCCTTCGACCTGGGCGCGATGGTGGAGGACACGGCCAACCTTTTATCGCAGAACGTCGCGCAAAACGTCGAGCTGACCTGCCTGATCGCCAGTGACTTTCCAAGTTCGGTACTCGGCGATCCGACCCGGGTACGCCAGGTAGTGAGCAATTTGCTGTCCAATGCCCTCAAGTTCACACGCTTCGGCCGCGTCGACGTGTGCCTGAGCACCCTCGTCGGCGGCATACGCCTGGAGGTACGCGACACCGGCATCGGCATTCCCGAAGATGCGCAGGCACGCATCTTCCAGCCGTTCACCCAGGCCGGTGCCGGCATCACCCGGCAATATGGCGGCACGGGCCTGGGCCTGGCACTGACCCGCAACCTGTGCAAAGCCATGCACGGCCACCTGCACATACGCTCCGAGCCAGGGGTGGGCAGCTGCTTCAGCGCCGAATTACCCCTGCCCACCCACACCGAGGCCATCGCCCCTGCGCCGCTGCAGGGCCACGTCGTGGCGCTGAGCGATGCCGGCAGTGGCCTTGCCGAACTGCTGCAGGACGTGCTGCCGCGCTGGGGCCTGAGCTACGCGAGGCATGACAGCGCCCAGGCACTGGCGGGCGGTGCCATCGACCTGTTGATCACTGACGATTTGGACCACTTGTTCCAGCTACGCCCTGCGCTGAAAGCGCCGATCCTGCTGGTGACGGCCTACGGCAACTTCCTGTCGCCGGAACAGTCGGCGCAACTGGCCCCGCTGCACCAGCTGGCCCGCCCCCTGGCGCGCAATGCCTTGTATCAGACCCTGCGCCGCACCCTGCAGGGCCAGGCTCCGGAACACCCGCTGGCCATCCCGACGCTTACCGCTACCGACGGCCGGGCGCGCATTCTGCTGGTGGAGGACAACCCGGTGAACCAGCTGGTGGCCAAGGGCATGCTGGCCAAGCTCGGCTGCCGGATACAGGTGGCCACCCAGGGCGTCGAGGCGCTGGAGTGGCTCGAGCAGGAAGACTTCGACCTGGTGCTGATGGACTGCAACATGCCGGTGATGGACGGCTATGAGGCCAGCCGACGCATCCGCCAGAGTGGCCGCTGGCCTGAGCTGCCGATCGTCGCCCTGACCGCCAACGCCATGCCCGAGGAGCGCGAACGCTGCCGGGCGGCGGGCATGAACGACTACCTGGCCAAGCCGTTCCGGCGTGAAGAGCTACTGACGCTGATCGACCATTGGGTGCCCCTTAGCGGCTGA
- a CDS encoding ATP-binding protein, translating into MDARLNAFLERAESVLARLEPLLPAPRPDIDWNTTLAARWQRDGRTGYLMPLHVSLDIRLTDLIGVDKQRDQLGRNTHQFINGLPANHALLWGSRGTGKSSLVRALLAEHAAAGLRLIEIERDHLADLPRVVEQLQKLPQRFVLFCDDLSFEAGEGDYRVLKSVLDGSLEQAPDNVLLYATSNRRHLVPEKESDNENWKRVDGELHPSEAVEDKIALSDRFGLWLSFYPFTQEHFLDVVEHWIGQLAASAGLAWQRDEALDILAVRWATGRGNRNGRCAYQFARYWVGLQLLEQK; encoded by the coding sequence ATGGACGCCCGCTTGAATGCTTTTCTGGAACGCGCAGAGTCCGTGCTGGCGCGCCTTGAGCCGCTGCTGCCGGCACCGCGTCCGGACATCGACTGGAACACCACGTTGGCTGCGCGCTGGCAGCGCGATGGCCGTACCGGCTACTTGATGCCGTTGCACGTCAGCCTGGACATCCGCCTGACCGACCTGATCGGCGTGGACAAGCAACGCGACCAACTGGGCCGCAACACCCATCAGTTCATCAACGGTCTGCCTGCCAACCACGCGCTGCTGTGGGGCTCGCGTGGTACCGGCAAGTCGTCGCTGGTACGCGCGCTGCTGGCCGAACACGCCGCTGCCGGCCTGCGCCTGATCGAGATCGAGCGTGACCACCTGGCTGATTTGCCGCGTGTGGTCGAGCAACTGCAGAAACTGCCGCAACGTTTCGTCCTGTTCTGCGACGACCTGTCGTTCGAAGCCGGGGAGGGCGACTACCGGGTGCTCAAGAGCGTGCTCGACGGCTCGCTGGAGCAGGCGCCGGACAACGTGCTGTTGTACGCCACCTCCAACCGTCGTCACCTGGTGCCGGAGAAAGAGAGCGACAACGAAAACTGGAAGCGCGTCGACGGCGAACTGCACCCCAGCGAGGCGGTGGAAGACAAGATCGCCTTGTCCGACCGTTTTGGCCTGTGGCTGTCGTTCTACCCGTTCACCCAGGAGCATTTCCTCGATGTGGTCGAGCACTGGATAGGCCAGCTGGCGGCCTCTGCCGGCTTGGCCTGGCAGCGTGACGAAGCGCTCGACATACTCGCCGTGCGCTGGGCCACCGGCCGCGGCAACCGTAATGGCCGTTGTGCCTACCAGTTCGCCCGTTATTGGGTGGGGCTGCAATTGTTGGAGCAGAAATAA
- a CDS encoding GAF domain-containing protein, producing the protein MIDLNASGAGLDGYDLLAAQVQALFADERDFIANAAQFSAFLYHQVDDLNWAGFYLNRNEELVLGPFQGQVACVRIPFSRGVCGAAAATRQTQRVEDVHAFPGHIACDSASNSELVIPLVKEGRLIGVLDLDSPKLARFSEADQRGLERLAAVFLELTDC; encoded by the coding sequence ATGATCGACCTCAATGCCAGTGGCGCCGGCCTCGACGGCTACGACCTGCTGGCTGCGCAAGTGCAGGCACTGTTCGCTGACGAGCGTGACTTCATCGCCAATGCCGCGCAGTTTTCGGCGTTCCTGTACCACCAGGTGGATGACCTGAACTGGGCCGGGTTTTACCTCAACCGCAATGAAGAGCTGGTACTGGGCCCTTTCCAGGGGCAAGTGGCCTGTGTGCGCATTCCGTTCAGCCGCGGCGTGTGCGGTGCAGCAGCGGCCACCCGGCAGACCCAGCGGGTGGAAGACGTGCACGCCTTCCCGGGGCATATTGCCTGCGACAGCGCCTCCAACAGCGAGTTGGTGATCCCGCTGGTGAAGGAGGGCAGGCTGATTGGTGTGCTCGACCTGGACAGCCCGAAGCTGGCGCGTTTCAGTGAGGCGGACCAGCGCGGGCTGGAGCGGTTGGCGGCAGTCTTTCTGGAGTTGACCGACTGCTGA
- a CDS encoding fimbrial protein, whose protein sequence is MNMMRTHTTLVKTGTIPSTPTPFNVQLFTGHYSDVGMALRFSLSGTVRQEQCTLLPDPFIADPVQLGEYPVQDFTGVGYTTPAKPFQITLSDCEIDPAASTAQAYLRFEGVRGSLPIDADQGLFSLTTDSTASGLGIQLLHDDGRPVELNVDVPVKPLQVGVTQLDFRARYLQTDADVSPGRADGALKFTVSYR, encoded by the coding sequence ATGAATATGATGCGCACCCACACCACCCTGGTTAAAACAGGAACGATCCCGTCCACACCCACCCCGTTCAACGTACAGTTGTTCACCGGGCATTACAGCGATGTGGGCATGGCATTGCGCTTCAGCCTCAGCGGCACGGTGAGGCAGGAACAATGCACCCTCCTGCCCGACCCATTCATAGCCGACCCGGTTCAACTGGGCGAATATCCCGTGCAGGACTTCACCGGCGTAGGCTACACCACGCCTGCAAAGCCGTTCCAGATTACCCTGAGCGACTGCGAAATTGACCCTGCCGCAAGCACGGCCCAAGCCTACCTGCGGTTCGAGGGCGTACGCGGCTCGCTGCCGATCGATGCAGACCAGGGCTTGTTCAGCCTGACGACGGACTCGACCGCGAGCGGCCTCGGCATACAGTTGCTGCATGATGACGGGCGCCCAGTCGAGCTCAATGTGGATGTGCCAGTCAAACCCCTGCAGGTCGGCGTGACCCAGCTCGACTTCCGTGCACGCTACCTGCAAACCGATGCCGATGTGTCGCCTGGCCGAGCGGATGGCGCACTGAAGTTCACCGTCAGCTACCGGTAG
- a CDS encoding fimbria/pilus outer membrane usher protein produces MLLSIFYRRRTATPSASRLLAIACGTLLLPTARVAWSTAEPLGFDPAFIHQTDGQLTGTAALHGLASQTRLAPGRYRIDVSVNFDYLGPRDLELRNSEDGKGLQACMTAALLREAGLREEALPTPLPEAEPCLNLAHWVPDASAQLDTASLSLALTLPQLLLRREVTGAIASDLWDAGIPAAFANYQVATQVRNLRNGRNETNHDLLVHSGLNVAGWRLRSSQSMRDDAHGSRQWSHTNTYAQHDLPDSHGTFTLGQTFSNGDIFRGLPFKGMQVASDPGMLPDIMQQYAPVISGVAQTRARLEVLQNGYPIYTTYVAPGPYLIDDLGVGASSGELEVVLTEADGSVRRSSVPYSTLNNLLRQGVWRYSATLGRYAGAEKLDNPLLWQATLARGAAWGTTVYGGVQGGDYYRAGTLGVARDWGQFGATAFDVTQANSDLGSTLGQVQGHSYAARYGKAFSSGTNLRFAGYRYSTEGYRDYDEAVRERNAYSAWLGNRRSRLEASAYQRLGQSSSLNLLLTQDDYWNTGLRRRQYEIQFNTLHRGISYNLFVSQALNERSRNTRLFGLTLSMPLDFMGRSSASFDVQTSDGRHSQRASLSGSALDNRVNYTVSGSRDEQSRHSAALSGNYQGNVASYGAGITQSSGYQSLSLNATGSMLLHQDGLTFGPYLGDTNALVRVAQTPGVGVRNAPRANTDSNGFALVPNLRPYRRNQVILETDMLGPETVIDNGSLQVVPRRGAIVRADFAARKVARLVLTLLQAEGQPLPFGAQVSTQDGQQVAVVGQAGQALVAVDASPQTLHVRWGEQPQRRCELQIDPAQMPAEQGYRIKTLHCPDVNS; encoded by the coding sequence ATGCTCCTCTCGATATTTTATCGGCGGCGAACAGCTACGCCTTCAGCTAGCCGGTTACTTGCCATTGCCTGTGGCACCCTGTTGCTTCCCACAGCGCGGGTGGCATGGTCAACCGCTGAGCCGCTGGGCTTCGACCCCGCCTTCATTCACCAAACCGACGGCCAGCTCACCGGCACGGCTGCCCTGCACGGCCTGGCCAGCCAGACCCGCCTCGCCCCGGGACGCTACCGCATCGACGTCAGCGTCAACTTCGACTACCTCGGCCCACGCGACCTGGAGCTGCGCAATAGCGAAGACGGCAAGGGCCTGCAAGCCTGCATGACCGCCGCCCTGCTGCGCGAAGCAGGTTTGCGTGAAGAGGCGCTGCCCACGCCGCTCCCCGAAGCCGAGCCTTGCCTGAACCTGGCGCACTGGGTGCCCGATGCCTCGGCCCAGCTCGACACGGCCAGCTTGAGCCTGGCCCTGACATTGCCGCAGTTGCTACTGCGCCGCGAGGTCACGGGGGCGATTGCCAGCGACCTCTGGGACGCCGGGATCCCGGCCGCATTCGCCAACTATCAGGTGGCCACCCAGGTGCGCAACCTGCGCAACGGGCGCAACGAAACCAACCACGACCTGCTGGTGCACAGCGGCCTCAACGTTGCCGGATGGCGCCTGCGCAGCAGCCAGTCGATGCGCGACGATGCACACGGCAGCCGGCAGTGGTCACACACCAACACCTATGCCCAGCACGACTTGCCAGATAGCCATGGCACCTTCACCCTGGGCCAGACCTTCAGTAACGGTGACATTTTCCGCGGCCTGCCGTTCAAGGGCATGCAGGTAGCATCAGACCCGGGCATGCTGCCGGATATCATGCAGCAGTATGCACCGGTCATCAGCGGCGTGGCGCAAACCCGCGCCAGGCTCGAAGTGCTGCAAAACGGTTACCCGATCTACACCACCTACGTTGCCCCTGGGCCTTACCTTATCGACGACCTGGGCGTGGGTGCCAGCAGTGGCGAGCTGGAGGTGGTCCTCACCGAAGCCGACGGCAGCGTACGGCGCTCCAGCGTGCCCTACTCCACCCTGAACAACCTGCTGCGCCAAGGGGTGTGGCGTTACAGCGCCACCCTTGGCCGGTATGCCGGCGCCGAGAAACTCGATAACCCGCTGCTCTGGCAAGCCACCCTGGCCAGGGGGGCCGCCTGGGGCACTACCGTTTACGGTGGCGTACAAGGTGGCGACTACTACCGCGCAGGCACCCTGGGCGTCGCACGGGACTGGGGGCAGTTCGGTGCAACGGCATTCGATGTCACCCAGGCGAACAGCGACCTGGGGAGCACGCTCGGTCAGGTCCAGGGCCACAGCTACGCCGCCCGGTATGGCAAGGCGTTCTCCAGCGGCACAAACCTGCGTTTTGCCGGCTACCGTTATTCCACCGAAGGCTATCGCGATTACGACGAAGCCGTGCGCGAACGCAACGCCTATTCCGCCTGGCTCGGCAACCGCCGCAGCCGCCTCGAAGCCTCCGCTTACCAGCGCCTGGGGCAGAGCAGCTCGCTGAACCTGTTGTTGACCCAGGATGATTACTGGAATACCGGCTTGCGGCGGCGCCAGTACGAAATCCAGTTCAATACCCTGCATCGCGGCATCAGCTACAACCTGTTCGTCTCGCAGGCCTTGAATGAACGAAGCCGCAACACGCGGCTATTCGGCTTGACCCTCTCCATGCCGCTGGACTTCATGGGCCGCTCCAGCGCCAGTTTCGATGTGCAAACGAGCGATGGCCGACATAGCCAGCGTGCCAGCTTGTCCGGGAGCGCACTCGACAACCGCGTCAACTATACGGTCTCAGGCAGCCGTGACGAACAGAGCAGGCATTCGGCAGCCCTGTCAGGCAATTATCAGGGCAACGTCGCCAGCTACGGGGCGGGCATCACCCAAAGCAGCGGCTATCAATCGCTGTCGCTCAATGCCACAGGCAGCATGCTGCTGCATCAAGACGGGCTGACGTTCGGCCCCTATCTTGGCGACACCAATGCGTTGGTGCGGGTTGCGCAAACCCCAGGGGTTGGCGTGCGCAATGCCCCCAGAGCGAACACCGATTCCAATGGCTTTGCCTTGGTGCCGAACCTGCGGCCTTATCGGCGCAACCAGGTGATTCTCGAAACCGACATGCTGGGGCCCGAAACCGTCATCGACAACGGCAGCCTGCAGGTGGTGCCCAGGCGTGGCGCCATCGTCAGGGCCGACTTCGCCGCACGCAAGGTTGCTCGCCTGGTGCTCACGCTGCTCCAAGCCGAAGGCCAGCCGCTGCCCTTCGGTGCACAGGTCAGCACCCAGGATGGCCAACAGGTTGCGGTGGTAGGCCAGGCCGGCCAGGCCTTGGTCGCGGTCGATGCCAGCCCGCAAACCTTGCACGTGCGTTGGGGTGAGCAGCCACAACGGCGTTGCGAGCTGCAGATAGACCCTGCACAGATGCCAGCCGAACAGGGATACCGAATAAAGACCCTGCACTGCCCTGACGTTAATTCTTGA